A stretch of DNA from Sphingomonas ginkgonis:
CCGTTTGCGTGAATTACAGCGTTGATGATTACCACGAGGGCGGCGACCAGCATCCATGCGCTTCGTCCTGCGAGAGCGATCGGGGAGTAGTCCAGCCGGGGCGACATGGTCGCAGGTCTACACCGACAAGGTTTATGGTAATCTAAGATGCGCTGGTCGACGAGAGCCGACACTGGCGACGGTGTCATCGAGGCTGCACGTCGCCAATGCGGCGGTGTCACCCGGCACCCCTCGCAACGCTAGGGCAAACCCCCTAGATCGCTCCTCGTGAGCAAGGCCGATCGACCCGACCATCCCGGCGCATCCGCGCGGTTCAACGAGGAGCAGGCGACTTATACCGTCCAGGGCGGCGGCGACGCGCCGGACCTGGAGGCGGGGGTCGCGGCGATCCGGAACGTGGTGAAGACGCTTCCGCTGCGCCCGGGTGTGTACCGGATGCAGAACGCCAAGGGCGACGTCCTCTACGTCGGCAAGGCGCGGGCGCTGAAGAACCGGGTGACCAACTATACCCAGGTCGCGCGGCTGTCGAAGCGGCTGCAGCGGATGGTCGCCCAGACCCGGTCGATGACGATCGTCACCACCCGGACCGAGGCCGAGGCGCTGCTGCTCGAGGCGCAGCTGATCAAGCGCTTCCGGCCACCCTACAACGTCCTGCTGCGTGACGACAAAAGCTTCCCCTTCATCCTGCTGCGCGAGGACCACGGCTTCCCGCGGGTGCAGAAGCATCGCGGCGCGCGGCGGATCAAGGGTCAGTATTACGGGCCGTTCGCCAGTGCCGGGTCGGTCACCCGAACGCTCAACGCGCTGCAGAAGCTGTTCCTGCTGCGGAGCTGCTCGGATTCGTATTTCGAGAACCGTTCGCGGCCGTGCCTCCTGTTCCAGATCCGCCGCTGCTCCGCGCCGTGCGTCGGGCGGATCGGGGAGGGCGACTATGCGGAGCTGGTCGACGATGCGAAGAACTTCCTTCAGGGCAAGTCGACCGGGGTCCAGCAGCGGCTGTCGAAGGCGATGGGGGAGGCGGCGGAGAAGCAGGACTATGAGCTGGCCGCCGTCTACCGGGATCGGCTCCGCGCGCTGACCTACATTCAAGGCAGTCAGACGGTCCATGCGGAGGGGCTGGGCGACGCCGACATCTTTGCGCTCGCTTGCAAGGCCGGGCAGATGTGCATCCAGGCCTTCTTTATCCGCGGCGGACAGAACTGGGGCCATCGCGCCTTCTTCCCCGCGCATACCAGCGAGGTGCCCGAGGCCGAGGTGCTGTCGAGCTTCCTCGTTCAGTTCTACGAAGACATGCCGCCGCCCAAGCGCATCCTGGTCGATCGAGAGATCGACGACGAAGAGGTGGTTACCGAAGCGCTGTCGGAGAGGGCCGGACGCAAGGTCATGATCGAGCGCCCGCAGCGTGGCGACCGGCGCAAGCTGATGGAGCAGGCCACCCGCAACGCCGAGGAAGCGCTCGAGCGGCGGATGGCGGAGAGCACCACGCAGGGGAAGCTGCTGCGCGAGCTGGCGGATGCGTTCGAACTCCCCGACCTCCCCAAGCGGATCGAGGTCTACGACAACAGCCACATTATGGGCACCAATGCGACTGGGGCGATGATCGTCGCCGGGCCGGAGGGATTCCGCAAGAACAGCTATCGCAAGTTCAACATCCGGAGCGCGGATACACAGGACGACTTTGGGATGATGAAGGAGGTGCTCGAGCGGCGCTTCGCCCGGCTGGAGAAGGAGGACCCCGACCGCCAGAGCGGCGAATGGCCCGACCTGCTGCTGATCGACGGCGGCAAGGGCCAGCTTTCCGCCGTTTTGGAGGTGATGGAAGGGCAGGGGGTGCACGACATTCCGGTCGTCGGGGTCGCCAAGGGGCCCCACCACGGCCGCGAGGGACGCGAGATCTTCCACCTGCCGGGCGGGCGCGAGATCAGCTTCCCGCCCAACGCGCCCTTGCTCTTCTACCTTCAGCGGCTACGCGACGAGGCGCACCGCTTCGCCATCGGCACCCACCGTGCCAAGCGGGCGAAAAGTCTGACCACCAGCACGCTCGACGAGGTTCCGGGGATCGGACCCAATCGCAAGCGCGCGCTGCTGATGCACTTCGGAACGGCGCGGGCGGTAAAG
This window harbors:
- the uvrC gene encoding excinuclease ABC subunit UvrC, whose product is MSKADRPDHPGASARFNEEQATYTVQGGGDAPDLEAGVAAIRNVVKTLPLRPGVYRMQNAKGDVLYVGKARALKNRVTNYTQVARLSKRLQRMVAQTRSMTIVTTRTEAEALLLEAQLIKRFRPPYNVLLRDDKSFPFILLREDHGFPRVQKHRGARRIKGQYYGPFASAGSVTRTLNALQKLFLLRSCSDSYFENRSRPCLLFQIRRCSAPCVGRIGEGDYAELVDDAKNFLQGKSTGVQQRLSKAMGEAAEKQDYELAAVYRDRLRALTYIQGSQTVHAEGLGDADIFALACKAGQMCIQAFFIRGGQNWGHRAFFPAHTSEVPEAEVLSSFLVQFYEDMPPPKRILVDREIDDEEVVTEALSERAGRKVMIERPQRGDRRKLMEQATRNAEEALERRMAESTTQGKLLRELADAFELPDLPKRIEVYDNSHIMGTNATGAMIVAGPEGFRKNSYRKFNIRSADTQDDFGMMKEVLERRFARLEKEDPDRQSGEWPDLLLIDGGKGQLSAVLEVMEGQGVHDIPVVGVAKGPHHGREGREIFHLPGGREISFPPNAPLLFYLQRLRDEAHRFAIGTHRAKRAKSLTTSTLDEVPGIGPNRKRALLMHFGTARAVKGAALEDLERAPGISKGTARQVYDYFHPNG